One Brevibacterium spongiae DNA segment encodes these proteins:
- a CDS encoding beta-ketoacyl-[acyl-carrier-protein] synthase family protein, which yields MTSKVVVTGIGAVTPLGATVDATWEAILAGTSGVHTMDNDWSEKYGLAVDFAAQVDPQVVPDNLKRVQAKRLDPSSQFALISAREAMADAGLEETDPERTAVSWATGIGGVWTLLDAWDTLQEEGPRRVMPLTVPMLMPNGPAAAIGMEFKARAGVQTLVSACASSTESLGHAYDVLASGRADVIIAGGSEAAIHPITLAAFNSMQALSRRTDSPETASRPYDVDRDGFVMGEGSGALILETEEHAKARGAKIYAEVASWGISNDAYHITGGEPEGKHALAAMQQALDAGGLTASDIKHVNAHATSTPVGDIPESLAISELLGDNVSDALVSATKSMTGHLLGGTGAVEAILTVKALQTRTAPPTINIDEVDPKVVGINIVRDTPAELPSGDIAAITNSFGFGGHNAVVAFRSV from the coding sequence ATGACATCTAAAGTTGTCGTCACCGGAATCGGTGCGGTAACCCCCTTGGGCGCGACTGTCGATGCCACTTGGGAAGCCATTCTCGCCGGCACGTCCGGCGTCCACACGATGGACAACGATTGGTCAGAGAAGTACGGCCTCGCCGTGGACTTCGCCGCACAAGTCGACCCACAGGTCGTGCCCGACAATCTCAAGCGGGTTCAGGCCAAGCGCCTCGACCCCTCGAGCCAGTTCGCCCTCATCTCCGCTCGTGAAGCCATGGCCGACGCCGGCCTCGAGGAGACCGACCCGGAGCGCACCGCCGTCTCCTGGGCCACCGGAATCGGCGGCGTCTGGACTCTGCTCGATGCCTGGGACACCCTCCAGGAGGAAGGCCCCCGCCGGGTCATGCCTCTCACGGTTCCCATGCTCATGCCCAATGGTCCGGCCGCGGCGATCGGCATGGAGTTCAAGGCACGCGCAGGTGTGCAGACCCTCGTCTCGGCCTGTGCCTCATCGACCGAGAGCCTCGGCCACGCCTACGATGTGCTGGCCTCGGGCCGTGCTGACGTCATCATCGCCGGCGGTTCGGAAGCTGCGATCCACCCCATCACCCTCGCCGCGTTCAATTCGATGCAGGCGCTGTCGCGTCGCACAGACTCCCCCGAGACCGCTTCGCGTCCCTATGACGTCGACCGTGACGGCTTCGTCATGGGCGAGGGATCGGGTGCGCTCATCCTCGAGACCGAGGAGCATGCGAAGGCGCGCGGGGCGAAGATCTACGCCGAGGTGGCCAGCTGGGGCATCTCGAATGACGCTTACCACATCACCGGTGGAGAGCCCGAGGGCAAGCACGCGCTGGCTGCGATGCAGCAGGCACTCGATGCCGGCGGGCTGACCGCCTCTGATATCAAGCACGTCAATGCCCACGCCACCTCGACGCCGGTCGGTGACATCCCGGAGTCGCTGGCCATCAGCGAACTCCTCGGCGACAACGTCTCCGATGCCCTGGTGTCGGCCACGAAGTCGATGACCGGGCACCTCCTCGGTGGAACGGGTGCCGTTGAGGCGATCCTCACGGTCAAGGCGCTGCAGACCCGCACCGCTCCCCCGACCATCAACATCGACGAGGTCGATCCGAAGGTCGTTGGCATCAACATCGTGCGCGATACTCCTGCTGAGCTTCCGTCGGGCGATATCGCAGCGATCACGAACTCGTTCGGCTTCGGCGGTCACAACGCCGTCGTCGCGTTCCGCTCCGTCTGA
- a CDS encoding acyl carrier protein, with product MAFTEAEVLAGLAEIVNEETGLAVEAVEADKSFTDDLDIDSISMMTIVVNAEKKFGVKIPDDDVKDLVTVQDAVDYINKAQEA from the coding sequence ATGGCATTCACCGAAGCTGAAGTCCTCGCTGGGCTCGCAGAGATCGTCAACGAAGAGACCGGCCTGGCTGTCGAAGCAGTCGAAGCCGACAAGTCGTTCACCGACGACCTCGACATCGACTCGATCTCGATGATGACCATCGTCGTCAACGCCGAAAAGAAGTTCGGCGTCAAGATCCCCGATGACGACGTCAAGGACCTCGTCACCGTTCAGGACGCTGTCGACTACATCAACAAGGCTCAGGAAGCCTGA
- a CDS encoding beta-ketoacyl-ACP synthase III, which translates to MPTLKTAELGTFSRIAGIGAYRAENLVTNDDIAGPINSSDEWIRQRTGIITRRRASKDVGVLDMCEEAALEAIASSGLKPEDIGGIIISTVTFEYFTPSAAAALTARLGTGPVPAWDISAACAGYCYGISQADALVRAGTMDNVLVIGAEKLSEVIDPEDRSISFILGDGAGAVVVSSADEPGISKTVWGSKGENWSTIRMTDSLYDIRDDRDLPFPTLRQDGPTVFRWAVWDGAEVAKEALAASGIEAEDLAAFIPHQANMRIIDELAKQLKLPESVVIARDIADNGNTSAASIPLATERLLREQPELSGGLALQMGFGAGLVYGAQVVRLP; encoded by the coding sequence ATGCCTACACTCAAAACAGCCGAACTCGGCACCTTCTCCCGCATCGCCGGGATCGGCGCCTACCGTGCGGAGAACCTCGTCACCAATGACGATATCGCCGGTCCGATCAACTCCTCGGACGAGTGGATCCGTCAGCGCACGGGCATCATCACCCGGCGCCGGGCCAGCAAGGACGTCGGCGTGCTCGACATGTGCGAGGAAGCCGCTCTCGAGGCCATCGCCTCGTCGGGGCTCAAGCCCGAAGACATCGGCGGAATCATCATCTCCACCGTCACCTTCGAGTACTTCACCCCGTCCGCGGCGGCGGCACTCACCGCTCGACTGGGTACGGGCCCGGTGCCTGCTTGGGACATCAGCGCCGCCTGTGCGGGGTACTGCTACGGAATCTCCCAGGCCGATGCCCTGGTGCGTGCCGGAACCATGGACAACGTTCTGGTCATCGGCGCCGAGAAGCTCTCCGAGGTCATCGATCCCGAGGATCGGTCGATCTCGTTCATCCTCGGTGACGGTGCCGGCGCGGTAGTGGTCTCCTCGGCCGATGAGCCGGGCATCTCGAAGACCGTGTGGGGTTCGAAGGGCGAGAACTGGTCGACCATCCGGATGACCGATTCGCTCTACGACATCCGCGACGACCGCGACCTGCCGTTCCCGACGCTGCGTCAGGACGGACCCACAGTGTTCCGCTGGGCAGTCTGGGACGGCGCCGAGGTGGCCAAGGAGGCCCTGGCCGCCTCCGGGATCGAAGCCGAGGACCTCGCCGCGTTCATCCCCCACCAGGCGAACATGCGCATCATCGACGAACTCGCCAAACAGCTCAAGCTGCCGGAGTCCGTCGTCATCGCCCGTGACATCGCCGACAACGGAAACACCTCGGCGGCGTCGATTCCGCTCGCCACCGAACGTCTCCTGCGCGAACAGCCCGAACTCAGCGGGGGGCTCGCGCTGCAGATGGGCTTCGGAGCAGGCCTCGTCTATGGTGCGCAGGTCGTCCGCCTGCCCTGA
- a CDS encoding ACP S-malonyltransferase, with amino-acid sequence MLAITCPGQGAQKSGFLSSFLELDAFSAQIDELQAASGIDLRQHGTESDDETIKDTSLAQPLLVASAIACAAELGVTPAVVAGHSVGEIAAAQIAGIFTPADAMRFVSVRANGMAAAAAATPTGMSAVVGGQPEDVLAAIEAAGASPANVNGGGQTVAAGSLDSLQALADNPPERARVIALPVAGAFHTDFMAAATEDLASTASAMDVSDPQVRILSNSDGSAVADGREYVDRLVKQVTNPVRWDLCQETLLNSGVTGMIELVPGGTLAGIARRAMKGVETFAIKSAADLDGAREFAAAHA; translated from the coding sequence GTGCTAGCAATCACCTGCCCGGGCCAGGGTGCCCAGAAATCCGGCTTCCTGTCATCCTTCCTCGAACTCGATGCCTTCTCAGCACAGATCGACGAACTCCAGGCCGCCTCGGGGATCGATCTGCGTCAGCACGGCACCGAATCCGACGACGAGACGATCAAGGACACGTCGCTGGCTCAGCCGCTGCTCGTCGCCTCGGCGATCGCCTGTGCCGCCGAACTCGGTGTCACACCCGCCGTCGTCGCCGGACACTCGGTCGGTGAGATCGCAGCCGCACAGATCGCTGGAATCTTCACCCCCGCCGATGCCATGCGCTTCGTCTCGGTGCGTGCCAACGGCATGGCCGCCGCCGCAGCCGCGACTCCGACAGGCATGTCCGCCGTCGTCGGCGGACAGCCCGAAGACGTGCTCGCCGCCATCGAGGCCGCCGGCGCAAGCCCTGCCAATGTCAACGGCGGCGGCCAGACCGTCGCCGCCGGCTCCCTCGACTCTCTGCAGGCGCTGGCGGACAACCCGCCGGAGCGCGCACGCGTCATCGCCCTGCCGGTCGCCGGCGCTTTCCACACCGATTTCATGGCTGCGGCGACGGAGGACCTCGCCAGCACCGCCTCGGCGATGGACGTCTCGGACCCGCAGGTGCGCATCCTCAGCAATTCCGATGGAAGCGCAGTCGCGGACGGCCGTGAATACGTCGACCGTCTCGTCAAGCAGGTCACGAACCCGGTGCGGTGGGATCTGTGCCAGGAGACCCTGCTGAACTCCGGCGTCACCGGAATGATCGAACTCGTCCCCGGCGGCACACTCGCCGGGATCGCCCGACGTGCCATGAAGGGCGTAGAGACATTCGCCATCAAATCAGCCGCCGACCTCGACGGCGCGCGTGAGTTCGCGGCAGCCCACGCCTGA
- a CDS encoding PucR family transcriptional regulator, whose amino-acid sequence MMSDAESLRRRAETARRLRAGVGVLSSVTLQRLETQLPWYRAMSSSDRSWVGLLAQSGISSFVDWYRKPDKNLRVVSDLFKTAPRDLVRAISLQQTLQLLKIVVQVVEERVPDIARPVEQPALREAVLVYSREVAFAAADVYARAAEARGSWDARLEAMVIDALVRGDSVDELASRTAAFGWQSEGPVCVIVGRAPQRSAKKGLDGIRRKASRWADDALVGIHDNRLLIVLGGVTEVDDAVEDLSDCFGPSEVIVGPTVPALAEAATSAKAAIRALKAATARPDSPRPVKANDLLPERALSGDKAALTELVDRYYAPLTSGTGQLLKTVSAYVEFGSSLEATAKALSVHPNTVRYRLRKITDAIGLDPTTSRDAFVIHIALVYGRLSDDGVLSNSDKSH is encoded by the coding sequence ATGATGTCTGATGCTGAGTCCCTGCGCCGTCGCGCCGAAACCGCTCGTCGCCTGCGTGCGGGAGTCGGCGTCCTGTCGTCGGTGACTCTGCAGAGGCTCGAGACTCAGCTGCCCTGGTATCGGGCGATGTCGTCCTCCGACCGTTCGTGGGTCGGCCTGCTCGCCCAATCGGGCATCTCCTCATTCGTCGACTGGTACCGCAAGCCCGATAAGAACCTGCGTGTGGTCTCCGACCTGTTCAAGACCGCTCCCCGCGATCTCGTGCGCGCCATCAGCCTGCAGCAGACCCTGCAGCTGCTCAAGATCGTCGTCCAGGTCGTCGAGGAGCGTGTTCCGGACATTGCCCGACCCGTCGAACAGCCGGCCCTGCGCGAAGCTGTGCTCGTCTATTCGCGTGAGGTCGCGTTCGCCGCCGCCGATGTCTATGCCCGCGCTGCCGAGGCCCGCGGCAGCTGGGACGCCCGGCTCGAGGCGATGGTCATCGACGCGCTGGTCCGTGGAGACTCCGTCGATGAGCTCGCCAGCCGCACCGCGGCCTTCGGCTGGCAGTCCGAGGGTCCCGTCTGCGTCATCGTCGGTCGCGCCCCACAGCGTTCGGCGAAGAAGGGCCTCGACGGGATCCGCCGCAAAGCCAGCAGATGGGCCGACGACGCCCTCGTCGGCATACACGACAATCGCCTGCTCATCGTCCTCGGCGGTGTCACCGAGGTCGATGACGCCGTCGAGGACCTCTCCGACTGCTTCGGACCGTCCGAGGTCATCGTCGGTCCGACCGTCCCGGCCCTCGCCGAGGCAGCCACCTCCGCGAAGGCTGCGATCCGGGCGCTCAAGGCCGCCACCGCACGCCCTGATTCACCGCGCCCGGTCAAGGCGAACGATCTGCTGCCCGAAAGAGCGCTGTCCGGTGACAAGGCGGCATTGACCGAGCTCGTCGACCGCTACTATGCGCCTCTGACCTCGGGCACGGGGCAGCTGCTGAAGACCGTCAGCGCCTATGTCGAATTCGGTTCGTCGCTCGAAGCGACGGCCAAAGCCCTGTCGGTGCATCCGAACACCGTCCGCTATCGCCTGCGCAAGATCACCGATGCCATCGGGCTCGACCCGACGACGTCTCGCGATGCCTTCGTCATCCACATCGCATTGGTCTATGGGCGACTGTCAGATGACGGCGTATTGTCGAACAGCGACAAATCTCATTGA
- the aceE gene encoding pyruvate dehydrogenase (acetyl-transferring), homodimeric type codes for MDNRNQGGPILNGLPSQVPDIDPEETEEWLASLDGLIDESGRTRARYIMLRMLERSRQKQIGVPSLTATDYVNTIGPENEPWFPGDEEVERRYRRWNRWNAAMLVHRAQRPGVEVGGHISTYASSATLYEVGLNHFFRGKDHPGGGDHIFYQGHASPGMYARAYLEGRMSADQLDGFRQQQSHFIDGKPQGLPSYPHPHQLPDFWEHPTVSMGLGPMNAIAQAQFDKYLHNRGIKDTSQQQTWAFLGDGELDEPESRGMLHVAAFEELDNLNFVINCNLQRLDGPVRGNGKIMQELESYFRGAGWNVIKVVWGREWDALLAKDRDGALVNLMNATPDGDYQTYKGESGGFVRDNFFGRDPRTKAMVENYSDDQIWNLKRGGHDYRKVYAAYKAALAHTGQPTVILVKTVKGYSLGPHFEARNATHQMKKMTVEDLKLARDHFQIPISDKELEENPKLPPYYHPGVDAPEIKYMQERRAELGGYSPERRGTHIDLKMPSEKAFEAGRRGSGKQQIATTMGFVRVLKDLMREKDFGHRIVPIIPDEARTFGMDSFFPTAKIYNPHGQNYISVDRDLFLAYKESTDGQLLHVGINEAGATAALTAAGTSYATHGEPMIPFYIFYSMFGFQRTGDFFWAAGDQMARGFVLGATAGRTTLVAEGLQHGDGHSHLLASTYPSVVSYDPAFSYEIAHIVKDGIHRMYDPADERDPNVLYYITMYNEPMVQPAEPEDLDVDGVLKGLYLLKKGADTGGPKVQLMASGVGVPWILEAQELLEKDWGVSADVWSVTSWTELRRDGLDAENDRLKNPDAEPRVPYVTEKMAETEGPVIATSDYMRAVPDQIRQYVPTHFTSLGTDGYAISDTRPAARRYYLVDGPSVVTQALISLADTGKIGPEKAAEAAKKYQLDDVRAGSSGSTEGAGA; via the coding sequence GTGGACAATCGGAATCAGGGCGGGCCCATTCTCAATGGCCTGCCCAGCCAGGTGCCCGACATCGACCCGGAGGAGACCGAGGAATGGCTGGCCTCCCTCGACGGCCTCATCGATGAGAGCGGTCGGACACGGGCTCGCTACATCATGCTGCGCATGCTCGAGCGCTCGCGCCAGAAGCAGATCGGTGTTCCCAGCCTCACGGCCACCGACTACGTCAACACCATCGGACCCGAGAACGAACCGTGGTTCCCCGGTGATGAGGAAGTCGAGCGCCGTTATCGACGCTGGAACCGCTGGAACGCCGCCATGCTCGTGCACCGAGCGCAGCGCCCCGGAGTGGAGGTCGGCGGACACATCTCCACCTATGCCTCTTCGGCCACACTCTACGAAGTCGGCCTCAACCACTTCTTCCGCGGCAAGGACCACCCCGGCGGCGGCGACCACATCTTCTATCAGGGTCACGCCTCCCCCGGCATGTATGCCCGCGCCTACCTCGAAGGGCGGATGAGCGCCGACCAGCTCGACGGGTTCCGTCAGCAGCAGTCGCACTTCATCGACGGCAAGCCGCAGGGTCTGCCGTCCTACCCGCACCCGCACCAGCTGCCGGACTTCTGGGAACACCCCACGGTGTCGATGGGCCTGGGGCCGATGAACGCGATCGCGCAGGCTCAGTTCGACAAGTATCTGCACAACCGCGGGATCAAGGACACCTCCCAGCAGCAGACCTGGGCCTTCCTCGGCGATGGTGAGCTCGATGAGCCCGAGAGCCGCGGCATGCTCCATGTCGCCGCCTTCGAGGAACTCGACAACCTCAACTTCGTCATCAACTGCAACCTGCAGCGCCTCGACGGCCCCGTCCGCGGCAACGGCAAGATCATGCAGGAACTCGAGTCCTACTTCCGCGGTGCCGGCTGGAACGTCATCAAGGTCGTCTGGGGACGCGAATGGGACGCTCTGCTGGCCAAGGACCGTGACGGTGCGCTCGTCAACCTCATGAATGCCACCCCGGACGGCGACTACCAGACCTACAAGGGCGAGTCCGGCGGATTCGTGCGCGACAACTTCTTCGGCCGCGATCCGCGGACGAAGGCGATGGTCGAGAACTACAGCGACGATCAGATCTGGAACCTCAAGCGCGGCGGCCACGACTACCGCAAGGTCTATGCGGCCTACAAGGCGGCGCTGGCCCACACCGGTCAGCCGACGGTCATCCTCGTCAAGACCGTCAAGGGCTACTCGCTCGGACCTCACTTCGAGGCTCGCAACGCGACCCACCAGATGAAGAAGATGACCGTCGAGGATCTCAAACTCGCTCGCGATCACTTCCAGATCCCGATCTCGGACAAGGAGCTCGAAGAGAACCCGAAGCTCCCGCCGTACTACCACCCGGGAGTCGACGCCCCCGAGATCAAGTACATGCAGGAACGGCGTGCCGAGCTCGGCGGCTACTCCCCCGAGCGTCGCGGCACCCACATCGACCTCAAGATGCCTTCCGAGAAGGCCTTCGAGGCCGGACGTCGCGGTTCGGGCAAGCAGCAGATCGCGACCACGATGGGCTTTGTGCGCGTACTCAAGGACCTCATGCGGGAGAAGGACTTCGGTCACCGCATCGTGCCGATCATCCCCGATGAGGCCCGTACGTTCGGGATGGACTCGTTCTTCCCGACGGCGAAGATCTACAACCCGCACGGTCAGAACTACATCTCGGTCGACCGTGATCTGTTCCTCGCCTACAAGGAATCCACAGACGGTCAGCTGCTCCACGTGGGCATCAACGAGGCCGGCGCGACTGCGGCCCTGACCGCTGCGGGCACCTCGTACGCCACGCACGGTGAGCCGATGATTCCGTTCTACATCTTCTACTCGATGTTCGGATTCCAGCGCACCGGTGACTTCTTCTGGGCCGCAGGCGATCAGATGGCCCGCGGATTCGTCCTCGGCGCCACTGCGGGACGCACCACTCTGGTGGCCGAGGGCCTCCAGCACGGTGACGGTCATTCGCATCTGCTCGCTTCGACCTATCCTTCGGTCGTGTCCTACGATCCGGCCTTCAGCTACGAGATCGCCCACATCGTCAAGGACGGCATCCATCGGATGTACGATCCCGCCGATGAGCGCGACCCCAACGTGCTCTACTACATCACCATGTACAACGAGCCGATGGTCCAGCCGGCCGAACCGGAGGACCTCGACGTCGACGGCGTGCTCAAGGGTCTCTACCTGCTCAAGAAGGGCGCCGACACCGGCGGACCGAAGGTCCAGCTGATGGCGTCCGGCGTCGGTGTGCCGTGGATCCTCGAGGCCCAGGAGCTGCTGGAGAAGGACTGGGGCGTGTCCGCCGACGTGTGGTCGGTGACGTCGTGGACCGAGCTGCGCCGTGATGGGCTCGACGCCGAGAACGACCGGCTGAAGAACCCCGATGCCGAACCGCGTGTGCCGTATGTGACCGAGAAGATGGCCGAGACCGAAGGCCCGGTCATCGCCACCTCGGACTACATGCGTGCAGTGCCCGACCAGATCCGCCAGTACGTGCCGACCCACTTCACGTCGCTGGGCACCGACGGCTACGCGATCTCGGACACTCGCCCCGCGGCGCGCCGGTACTACCTCGTCGACGGTCCGTCCGTCGTCACGCAGGCGCTCATCTCGCTGGCCGACACCGGCAAGATCGGACCGGAGAAGGCCGCCGAGGCGGCGAAGAAGTACCAGCTCGACGATGTCCGGGCGGGAAGCTCGGGCTCAACCGAGGGTGCAGGAGCCTGA
- a CDS encoding DUF3052 domain-containing protein has protein sequence MSNSASERTSSSSTLANELGHNLGFSKGDYVQEIGYDDDVDQALCEAIESIIGDKIADGEEDDVYDVILMWWRSDDDDLIDGLVDAQATLKEGGVVWLLSPKANRPGHISPADISEAAPTAGMHVTSTVSAAEDWAGFRLVGKKNFT, from the coding sequence ATGAGCAACTCCGCTTCTGAAAGGACATCCTCCTCTTCGACCCTCGCAAACGAGCTGGGACACAACCTCGGCTTCAGCAAGGGCGACTATGTGCAAGAGATCGGCTATGACGACGATGTCGACCAGGCACTCTGCGAGGCGATCGAAAGCATCATCGGAGACAAGATCGCCGACGGCGAAGAGGATGATGTCTATGACGTGATCCTCATGTGGTGGCGATCGGACGACGATGATCTCATCGACGGCCTCGTCGACGCCCAGGCCACGTTGAAGGAGGGCGGGGTCGTGTGGCTCCTGAGCCCGAAGGCGAACCGTCCGGGTCACATCAGCCCTGCCGACATCTCCGAGGCGGCTCCCACCGCCGGAATGCACGTGACCTCGACGGTCAGCGCAGCGGAGGACTGGGCCGGTTTCCGGCTCGTGGGCAAAAAGAACTTCACATGA
- a CDS encoding redoxin domain-containing protein, translating to MIPRPGDRAPDLTLPDQFGSVFTLTEAARPRAVVLAFVPFAFSPICGDELADLDGWQRRMRESELAVDVAVVSVDSKYTLAAWGRHSGTDVALLSDFWPHGAAARAFGVFDTIHGVAERGTFVISATGTIVSGRQVARTETRDFSAEFAAATSSL from the coding sequence ATGATCCCCAGGCCCGGTGACCGGGCCCCGGATCTCACCCTTCCCGATCAGTTCGGATCGGTATTCACCCTCACCGAGGCGGCCCGTCCTCGAGCAGTGGTGCTCGCCTTCGTCCCGTTCGCGTTCTCTCCGATCTGCGGCGATGAGCTCGCTGACCTCGATGGTTGGCAGCGGCGGATGCGCGAGAGCGAATTAGCCGTCGATGTCGCAGTGGTGTCGGTCGATTCGAAATACACTCTGGCCGCCTGGGGTCGGCATTCCGGCACCGACGTGGCTCTGCTGTCGGATTTCTGGCCGCACGGTGCCGCCGCTCGTGCCTTCGGCGTATTCGACACGATCCACGGCGTCGCCGAGCGGGGCACCTTCGTGATCAGCGCGACAGGTACGATCGTCAGTGGCAGGCAGGTTGCACGCACCGAGACCCGCGACTTCAGCGCGGAGTTCGCCGCGGCCACCTCCAGCCTCTGA
- a CDS encoding HIT family protein: MATLFTKIINGEIPGTFVHQDETCVAFLDVAPMTEGHVMVVPREEISHWIDADQELLNHLMTVAKRIGEAQKKAFDCERIGMLIVGYEVPHLHIHVLPTTSMDDFDISDRAPMQTPEQLEVPAERIRQALSELS; encoded by the coding sequence ATGGCCACGCTGTTCACGAAGATCATCAATGGCGAGATTCCCGGCACCTTCGTCCATCAGGACGAGACGTGCGTCGCCTTCCTCGACGTCGCTCCGATGACCGAGGGCCACGTCATGGTCGTTCCGCGTGAGGAGATCTCGCACTGGATCGATGCCGACCAGGAGCTGCTGAACCACCTCATGACCGTGGCGAAGCGGATCGGCGAAGCGCAGAAGAAGGCTTTCGATTGCGAGCGCATCGGCATGCTCATCGTGGGCTACGAAGTGCCCCATCTGCACATCCATGTCCTGCCCACGACCTCGATGGACGACTTCGACATCTCCGACCGTGCTCCCATGCAGACGCCGGAGCAGCTGGAGGTGCCTGCCGAAAGGATTCGACAGGCACTCTCCGAACTGTCCTGA
- a CDS encoding MerR family transcriptional regulator produces MDWSIQETARLTGTTSRTLRHYDAIGLLPPTYIAANGYRCYDEAAMVRLQRILLLKELGLSLTTIAEVLDRAEDPIAALGRHAVSLGRERDRIERQIASVTATITRLKAGEPLMAEEMFDGFDHREYEEEVTERWGAEAYRRSDEWWSGRSAEEKQEWKSLVTELSQDWIAAAEAGARPESDRCQELARRHIEWLTAVPGTPAHDPDGDLAGYVRGLGQMYVDDQRFGANYGGTAGAELVRDSLYRYLETHQV; encoded by the coding sequence ATGGACTGGTCCATTCAGGAAACAGCACGGCTGACGGGAACGACGAGCAGGACGCTGCGTCATTACGACGCGATCGGCCTGCTGCCGCCGACGTACATCGCCGCCAACGGCTATCGCTGCTACGACGAAGCGGCTATGGTGCGCCTCCAGCGCATCCTGCTGCTCAAGGAGCTGGGACTGTCGCTGACCACGATCGCCGAGGTGCTCGATCGCGCCGAGGATCCGATCGCGGCGTTGGGACGCCATGCGGTCTCGCTCGGACGCGAGCGGGATCGCATCGAGCGGCAGATCGCCTCCGTCACCGCGACCATCACACGACTGAAAGCAGGTGAACCGCTCATGGCGGAAGAGATGTTCGATGGCTTCGACCATCGGGAATACGAAGAAGAGGTGACCGAGCGCTGGGGCGCCGAGGCGTATCGACGTTCCGACGAATGGTGGTCGGGCAGGAGCGCTGAGGAGAAGCAGGAGTGGAAGTCCCTGGTCACCGAGCTCTCACAGGATTGGATCGCCGCCGCTGAGGCGGGGGCACGACCGGAATCGGACCGCTGCCAGGAACTCGCCCGCCGCCATATCGAATGGCTGACCGCGGTTCCGGGCACCCCGGCCCACGATCCTGACGGAGATCTCGCCGGCTACGTGCGCGGTCTCGGCCAGATGTATGTCGACGACCAACGTTTCGGCGCGAACTACGGAGGGACCGCCGGAGCGGAGCTGGTCAGGGATTCACTCTACCGCTACCTCGAGACCCACCAGGTCTGA